The Vibrio sp. SNU_ST1 genome has a segment encoding these proteins:
- a CDS encoding bifunctional 2-polyprenyl-6-hydroxyphenol methylase/3-demethylubiquinol 3-O-methyltransferase UbiG yields MNQEASIAGQAVYSKKVLSIYDFWVLGVSNNYFWKCPTRLISEQFSMLVSSNHLDVGVGSGYYLKNYLPQTTKRIALLDLNENSLDTTSKAISHFQPEVYCGDVLEPLELSIEKFDSISVNYLLHCLPGNLIGKGIMFKHLKSHMNEGGVLFGSTILGKGTKLNFFAKKLMGVYNKKGIFSNNNDDLDSLVTSLNEHFTDVKVEVIGCVALFSGKKYNK; encoded by the coding sequence ATGAATCAAGAAGCCTCAATTGCTGGACAAGCAGTTTACTCGAAGAAAGTACTATCAATATACGATTTCTGGGTTTTAGGAGTATCAAACAACTATTTTTGGAAATGCCCAACTAGACTTATTAGTGAGCAATTTTCAATGTTAGTTTCATCTAATCATTTAGATGTTGGCGTTGGCTCAGGTTATTACCTTAAGAATTACCTACCACAAACAACAAAACGTATCGCTTTGCTAGATTTGAATGAAAATAGTCTTGATACAACCTCAAAAGCAATTAGTCATTTTCAACCTGAAGTTTACTGTGGGGATGTACTTGAGCCTCTTGAATTAAGTATCGAAAAATTTGACTCAATTAGTGTTAATTATTTACTTCATTGTTTGCCTGGAAATTTAATTGGTAAAGGCATTATGTTTAAGCATTTAAAAAGCCATATGAACGAAGGTGGGGTTTTGTTTGGTAGTACAATTTTAGGTAAGGGTACGAAACTGAATTTTTTCGCTAAAAAATTGATGGGTGTATACAATAAGAAAGGCATATTTAGTAATAACAACGATGATTTAGACTCATTGGTGACATCGTTAAATGAACACTTTACTGATGTAAAAGTGGAAGTTATAGGGTGTGTTGCATTGTTCTCAGGTAAAAAATATAACAAATGA
- a CDS encoding LysE family translocator, which produces MDILNFEAFLIAITILTLTPGLDTALVIRNTSRSGLSDGVMTSFGICSGLYVHAFFSAVGISAILAQSADLFQAVKMVGAVYLIWLGLSSLRALMKNGGGLKVGEQAQQAYSAKRSLREGFLSNVLNPKTAVFYLAFLPQFVNPEGSPLLQSMLMASVHFMIAMVWQCGLAGALNSAKNLLKNASFMKWMEGVTGIVLVGLGVKLLMEEPA; this is translated from the coding sequence ATGGATATTTTGAACTTTGAGGCATTTTTAATTGCCATTACTATTTTAACGCTAACGCCGGGTTTAGATACGGCATTGGTGATTCGTAACACGAGCCGTTCTGGCTTATCTGACGGCGTGATGACGAGCTTTGGTATTTGTAGTGGCTTGTATGTACACGCGTTTTTCTCTGCTGTGGGTATTTCTGCAATCCTTGCCCAGTCAGCTGACCTCTTTCAAGCCGTTAAGATGGTGGGTGCGGTTTACCTGATCTGGCTTGGCTTAAGCAGTTTGCGAGCATTGATGAAAAACGGTGGCGGTTTGAAGGTTGGTGAACAAGCTCAGCAAGCATACAGTGCAAAGCGTTCTTTGCGTGAAGGCTTCTTGTCTAACGTTCTTAACCCAAAAACGGCAGTTTTCTATTTGGCCTTTTTACCTCAATTTGTAAACCCTGAAGGTTCGCCTTTATTGCAATCTATGTTGATGGCTTCGGTACACTTTATGATTGCGATGGTGTGGCAATGCGGTTTGGCAGGGGCACTTAACTCGGCTAAAAATTTGCTTAAGAACGCGAGCTTTATGAAGTGGATGGAAGGCGTGACTGGTATCGTGCTGGTGGGGCTTGGCGTTAAGCTTCTAATGGAAGAGCCTGCGTAG
- a CDS encoding sulfite exporter TauE/SafE family protein gives MSELLLLILYCALLGSGVGFLAGLLGIGGGLIIVPVLSSILLHLEVLPADQVVVAAIATSLASILFTSTSSALAHHKNGNVPWDLAPWIMLGVALGALISGFIAALLPEKVVRIVFAVSVVLIAIKMFLSSKSDTPKERKLPNKGVLTVLTTITGGLSAMIGIGGGALLVPLLTFFSVDMKKAIGCASACGIVIALFGSIGYISSGSSHFALTDGFAGFVYLPALLGIVCTSWFTAPLGAKATNHLPVPTIKKIFSVLLVVIAASMVAR, from the coding sequence ATGAGTGAGTTGCTGTTGTTGATTTTATACTGTGCATTATTAGGCAGTGGTGTTGGTTTTCTTGCCGGGCTTTTGGGGATTGGCGGGGGGCTTATCATTGTACCTGTGTTAAGCAGTATTTTACTTCACTTAGAAGTTTTACCTGCTGACCAAGTGGTCGTTGCAGCGATTGCGACCTCCTTGGCATCAATCTTGTTTACCTCGACTTCTTCTGCGCTTGCTCACCACAAAAATGGAAACGTGCCTTGGGATTTGGCACCTTGGATCATGTTGGGTGTTGCTCTGGGTGCATTGATTAGTGGCTTTATAGCGGCTCTTTTACCGGAAAAAGTCGTTCGTATTGTGTTTGCCGTGAGTGTGGTTCTTATTGCGATCAAGATGTTCTTAAGCAGCAAAAGCGATACGCCTAAAGAACGAAAACTGCCGAACAAGGGCGTACTAACGGTTCTTACAACCATTACGGGTGGTTTGTCAGCCATGATAGGCATTGGTGGTGGAGCATTGCTGGTTCCACTATTGACGTTCTTCTCTGTCGATATGAAAAAGGCCATTGGTTGTGCGTCGGCTTGTGGCATTGTTATCGCGTTGTTTGGCTCGATAGGTTACATCAGTTCAGGCAGCAGCCACTTTGCTTTAACCGACGGTTTTGCTGGTTTTGTTTATTTGCCTGCGCTGCTGGGTATTGTGTGCACGTCTTGGTTTACAGCTCCGCTAGGCGCAAAAGCAACTAATCATTTACCGGTTCCAACGATTAAGAAGATCTTCTCAGTACTGTTGGTGGTTATCGCAGCAAGCATGGTTGCGCGTTAA
- a CDS encoding aerolysin family beta-barrel pore-forming toxin — translation MISINRSLLATAVLSVLSTGVNAKVYPDQIVLDQLGEDVCRSGYRPLDRYEAEEQKSALLARMGTWQITGLKGNWVIMGPGYHGEIKQSNSGATFCYPNNDQSEIPNYSAKAVPEGSEIDVEYDLVNNRNDFVRPLSYLAHNLGYAWVGGNNSQYVGEDMTINRSGNSWVIQGNNSGSCDGYRCNEKTKITVDNFTYTVNDNNFWHGDVVESDRELVKTVYATARNRSNIAQQVVVDLKVDESTNWSKTNSYGFSESVQTENTFKWPLVGETKLTIKLEANQSFAETNGNSTSEQVTLQARPMVPANSELPIRVELYRSTISYPYRFNADISYDVEFNGFLRWGGNAWHTHPDNRPYKAHTFTIGRSSNESADIRYQWDHRYIPGETKWWDWGWAIKEAGLSSMQYATGGSLRPFHSYVSGDFNAESQFAGTIEIGQATPITSSVRSKRSVDSVNETTEIIGDIEVTTNFNADELSDLGFEGAEMNISVVE, via the coding sequence ATGATTAGTATAAACAGAAGTCTCTTGGCAACCGCAGTGTTGTCTGTTCTATCTACCGGTGTAAACGCAAAGGTTTATCCAGACCAAATAGTGTTAGACCAACTTGGTGAAGATGTATGTCGCTCTGGCTATCGCCCTTTAGACCGCTATGAGGCTGAAGAACAAAAGAGTGCTTTGCTCGCTCGTATGGGTACTTGGCAGATCACAGGGCTGAAAGGAAACTGGGTAATCATGGGGCCTGGCTATCATGGTGAAATTAAACAATCAAACAGCGGGGCAACGTTCTGCTATCCAAACAATGACCAATCTGAAATTCCAAACTACTCTGCTAAAGCCGTTCCAGAAGGCAGCGAGATAGACGTTGAATATGACTTAGTGAACAACCGCAATGATTTTGTACGCCCTCTTAGCTACCTAGCTCATAACCTAGGTTATGCATGGGTTGGCGGTAACAACAGTCAGTATGTTGGTGAGGACATGACGATTAACCGCTCAGGTAACTCTTGGGTAATACAAGGCAACAACAGTGGTTCTTGTGATGGTTATCGCTGTAACGAAAAGACTAAGATCACAGTCGACAACTTCACCTACACCGTTAACGACAATAACTTTTGGCACGGCGATGTCGTCGAGTCCGATCGCGAACTGGTTAAGACCGTTTATGCAACGGCAAGAAACAGAAGTAACATCGCGCAACAAGTCGTTGTCGATCTCAAAGTCGATGAATCTACAAATTGGTCGAAAACGAATAGCTATGGATTCTCCGAAAGTGTTCAAACAGAGAATACATTCAAGTGGCCTTTGGTTGGCGAGACTAAGCTAACGATTAAGCTAGAAGCGAACCAGAGCTTTGCTGAAACCAACGGCAACTCCACTAGCGAACAAGTAACACTTCAAGCTCGTCCTATGGTTCCAGCTAATTCAGAGCTGCCGATTCGAGTTGAGCTATATCGTTCAACCATCTCTTATCCTTACCGATTCAACGCCGACATCAGTTACGATGTTGAATTTAACGGCTTCCTTCGTTGGGGTGGTAACGCATGGCACACCCACCCAGACAACCGCCCTTACAAAGCTCATACCTTCACAATAGGCCGTAGCAGCAACGAATCAGCCGATATTCGCTACCAATGGGATCACCGATACATCCCAGGAGAAACGAAATGGTGGGACTGGGGCTGGGCTATCAAAGAAGCCGGTTTATCAAGTATGCAGTACGCGACTGGGGGAAGCTTGCGCCCATTCCACTCATACGTATCTGGCGATTTTAACGCTGAATCTCAATTTGCAGGCACCATTGAGATTGGACAAGCAACGCCAATTACCAGCAGTGTTCGTAGCAAAAGAAGTGTTGATTCAGTCAACGAAACCACTGAGATCATTGGCGATATCGAAGTTACTACCAACTTTAATGCGGATGAGTTGAGTGACTTAGGTTTCGAAGGCGCTGAGATGAACATTAGCGTTGTTGAATAA
- a CDS encoding sodium:alanine symporter family protein: MNHLQATLQTINQFVWGPPLLILLVGTGIYFTFRLGLLQFRHLPTALKMVFSKDKSGTGDVSSFAALCTALSATIGTGNIVGVATAIKIGGPGALFWMWLAAVFGMATKYAECLLAVKYRRTDSNGEMVGGPMYYLQYGVGSRILAVMFAVFALGVACFGIGTFPQVNAILDATQISFGASREMSAVVLTILVAVVTLGGIQAIAKVAGKVVPTMAVMYVVACLSVLVSNADQLLNAITLVVTSAFTNTAATGGFFGASIMLAIQSGIARGVFSNESGLGSAPMAAAAAKTDSCVKQGLVSMTGTFFDTIIICTMTGLALILTGAWQTDLSGAAMTTHAFAVGLNADTLGPMLVSVGLIFFAFTTILGWNYYGERCVVFLLGTKAVLPYKIIFIALVASGAFLKLDMIWIMADIVNGLMAIPNLIGLILLRHVVIEETKLFFKPLTSSNDCEAVKA, encoded by the coding sequence ATGAACCATCTACAAGCTACACTTCAAACTATCAACCAATTCGTTTGGGGACCACCACTGCTTATTCTGCTAGTGGGAACGGGGATCTACTTTACTTTTCGCTTAGGCTTACTCCAGTTTAGACACCTCCCAACCGCGCTAAAAATGGTGTTCAGCAAAGACAAATCCGGTACGGGTGACGTATCAAGCTTCGCCGCTTTGTGTACAGCGCTTTCTGCAACTATTGGTACAGGTAACATCGTTGGTGTAGCGACCGCAATCAAGATTGGTGGCCCTGGTGCCCTATTCTGGATGTGGCTTGCCGCTGTATTTGGTATGGCGACCAAATACGCAGAATGTCTACTTGCCGTTAAATACCGCAGAACCGATAGCAATGGCGAAATGGTTGGCGGCCCTATGTACTATCTTCAATACGGAGTGGGCTCACGAATCTTAGCGGTCATGTTCGCTGTTTTCGCGCTCGGTGTTGCTTGCTTCGGTATTGGTACCTTCCCACAAGTAAACGCTATCTTAGACGCAACTCAAATCTCATTTGGCGCTTCGCGTGAGATGTCAGCGGTTGTTCTCACAATATTAGTGGCGGTTGTAACCCTTGGCGGTATTCAAGCTATCGCTAAGGTGGCAGGGAAAGTCGTTCCTACTATGGCGGTTATGTACGTCGTCGCATGTTTAAGCGTTCTGGTTTCAAATGCAGACCAGCTATTGAATGCCATTACCCTTGTTGTTACCTCTGCGTTTACCAACACAGCAGCAACCGGTGGTTTCTTTGGCGCGAGCATCATGCTTGCTATCCAATCAGGTATCGCTCGTGGCGTGTTCTCGAACGAATCTGGCCTAGGTAGCGCACCAATGGCAGCAGCCGCGGCTAAAACAGACTCATGTGTGAAACAAGGGCTTGTCTCTATGACAGGCACCTTCTTCGATACCATCATCATCTGTACGATGACAGGTCTGGCGCTTATCTTAACGGGCGCTTGGCAAACTGACCTGTCTGGTGCTGCGATGACCACTCATGCATTCGCTGTTGGTTTGAATGCAGACACCCTTGGCCCTATGTTGGTTTCTGTTGGCTTAATCTTCTTTGCGTTTACCACAATTTTAGGTTGGAACTACTACGGTGAGCGCTGTGTTGTGTTCTTACTAGGTACCAAAGCAGTATTGCCTTACAAGATCATCTTCATCGCCTTGGTTGCTTCTGGTGCATTCTTAAAGCTCGACATGATCTGGATAATGGCGGATATCGTGAACGGCCTAATGGCAATTCCGAACCTAATTGGGCTTATCTTACTGCGACACGTTGTTATCGAAGAAACCAAGCTATTCTTCAAACCTTTAACTTCTTCAAATGATTGTGAAGCCGTTAAAGCTTAA
- a CDS encoding metal-dependent hydrolase, which produces MDPLTQGVLGASLSQSVSKKQHVVVAGVLGLLSGLAPDLDALIKSQSDPLLALEFHRQFTHSLFFIPIGSLICALVLHHLIAKRRGLTFKKSWLFCTLGYGTHALLDACTTYGTQLLWPLTNARFAWNTMSIIDPVYTLPILVLLVFATLKRAPWLARVAFAWALIYPTLGMIQRDRAEAIGWQLTQERQHTPIRLEAKPSFANILVWKVVYETEAHYHVDAVRVGTSVSTYPGESIAKLNVSSDLPWLDPDSQQAKDIERFRWFSNGYIAQDPTDELRIIDVRYSIVPNQIQALWSIKLSKVVDANSHIKYETHRDNTPESRQILFDMLIGDK; this is translated from the coding sequence ATGGATCCTTTAACGCAGGGCGTGTTAGGCGCTTCTTTGTCACAATCGGTAAGCAAAAAACAACATGTGGTTGTTGCTGGGGTATTAGGGCTACTCTCTGGATTGGCTCCAGATTTAGATGCACTGATTAAGTCTCAAAGTGACCCTTTGTTGGCGTTGGAATTTCATCGACAATTTACCCATTCACTCTTCTTTATCCCCATTGGCAGTTTGATCTGTGCCTTGGTTCTGCATCACCTGATTGCAAAAAGGCGCGGGCTTACTTTCAAGAAAAGCTGGCTGTTTTGTACTTTGGGTTATGGCACTCATGCACTGTTAGACGCTTGTACCACTTATGGCACGCAGTTACTTTGGCCTTTGACTAATGCGCGTTTTGCTTGGAATACCATGTCAATCATCGATCCTGTTTATACGCTGCCCATCTTAGTTTTGCTTGTGTTTGCAACGTTGAAACGAGCACCTTGGCTAGCACGTGTTGCGTTTGCTTGGGCTCTAATTTATCCAACATTAGGGATGATACAAAGAGATAGGGCAGAGGCGATTGGGTGGCAATTAACACAAGAACGCCAACATACGCCGATTCGATTAGAGGCAAAACCGAGCTTTGCTAATATCTTGGTTTGGAAAGTGGTGTACGAAACAGAGGCTCATTATCATGTAGACGCAGTGCGGGTTGGTACATCGGTAAGCACGTATCCCGGAGAGTCGATCGCTAAGCTGAACGTTAGCAGTGATTTACCTTGGCTTGATCCTGATTCTCAACAAGCCAAAGATATTGAACGCTTCCGCTGGTTCTCTAATGGTTATATTGCTCAAGATCCAACAGACGAGCTGCGTATTATCGATGTTCGATATTCAATTGTTCCGAATCAAATACAAGCACTTTGGAGTATCAAGTTATCAAAAGTTGTTGATGCCAATTCGCATATAAAATACGAAACTCATCGAGACAACACTCCAGAGTCGAGACAGATTCTCTTCGATATGCTCATTGGCGATAAGTGA
- a CDS encoding carboxypeptidase M32, with amino-acid sequence MSAFKKLVEHSQKCSRFQHLASICGWDQASMMPAGGNQARSEAMAELSVHIHGLMTQPQLGDWIADAENEALNNEQQSSLREIKRQWQQANLLPEKLVEAKSLAGSKCEHAWRSQRGNNDWVGFEKNWREVVELSREEAQIRADAANLTPYDAMLDIYEPGTSSASLDVLFSDVKTWLPSLIDEVIEKQSSEQFNTPSGIYSTEKQKALGLEVMKLLQFDFEHGRLDESVHPFCGGVPSDVRITTRYDEAEFVQSLMGIVHETGHARYEQGLPKHLAGQPAGEARSMGIHESQSLFFEMQVGRSDPFIGHLANLAGQQFSGPEFEKDNFQKIYTRVKKDFIRVDADELTYPAHVILRYEIERDLINGKIKHTDVPELWNTKMQSYLGLSTQGNFTNGCMQDIHWTDGAFGYFPSYTLGAMYAAQFMASMKKTVDVNSVIESGDLSPIFTWLESNIWSKGSLLTTDNLVKGATGETLNAQYFKDHLRSRYL; translated from the coding sequence ATGAGCGCATTCAAAAAACTAGTCGAGCACTCTCAAAAATGTTCACGCTTTCAACACCTAGCCTCTATTTGTGGTTGGGACCAAGCTTCAATGATGCCAGCCGGTGGTAACCAAGCTCGTAGTGAAGCGATGGCCGAGCTTTCAGTTCATATCCACGGATTAATGACGCAACCACAGCTTGGAGATTGGATTGCAGACGCTGAAAACGAAGCTCTGAACAACGAACAACAATCGTCTCTGCGTGAAATTAAACGCCAATGGCAACAAGCTAACCTACTTCCAGAAAAACTGGTTGAAGCCAAATCTCTAGCAGGCTCAAAGTGTGAACATGCATGGCGTAGCCAACGTGGTAACAACGACTGGGTTGGATTCGAAAAGAACTGGCGAGAAGTGGTTGAACTGTCTCGCGAAGAAGCTCAGATCCGCGCCGATGCGGCGAACCTAACCCCTTATGATGCCATGCTTGATATCTATGAACCAGGCACCAGCTCTGCTTCACTTGATGTCTTGTTTTCAGATGTTAAAACATGGCTACCAAGCCTGATTGACGAAGTAATCGAAAAGCAGTCAAGTGAGCAGTTTAATACGCCATCTGGCATCTACTCGACCGAGAAGCAGAAAGCGCTTGGCTTAGAAGTCATGAAGCTGCTTCAGTTCGATTTTGAACACGGCCGATTGGATGAAAGTGTTCACCCATTCTGTGGCGGTGTACCTTCAGACGTGCGTATCACAACCCGATACGACGAAGCGGAATTCGTTCAAAGCTTGATGGGTATTGTGCATGAAACTGGACACGCTCGTTACGAGCAAGGCTTACCTAAACACCTAGCAGGCCAACCTGCGGGTGAAGCGCGCTCGATGGGTATCCATGAATCTCAATCTCTGTTCTTCGAAATGCAAGTTGGCCGCAGCGACCCGTTCATTGGACACTTAGCAAACTTAGCTGGTCAGCAATTTTCAGGCCCAGAATTTGAGAAAGATAACTTCCAGAAGATCTACACTCGTGTGAAGAAAGACTTCATCCGTGTCGATGCCGATGAGCTAACCTACCCTGCACACGTTATCTTACGTTACGAAATTGAGCGTGACTTGATTAACGGCAAAATCAAACACACCGATGTCCCTGAACTTTGGAACACTAAGATGCAGTCTTACCTTGGTTTAAGCACTCAAGGCAACTTCACTAACGGCTGTATGCAAGACATCCACTGGACAGACGGCGCATTCGGTTACTTCCCTTCTTACACACTAGGTGCGATGTACGCGGCTCAGTTCATGGCTTCAATGAAGAAAACGGTGGATGTGAACTCTGTGATTGAAAGTGGAGACCTATCACCTATCTTCACTTGGTTAGAGTCGAACATTTGGAGCAAGGGCAGCCTGCTGACCACCGACAATTTGGTGAAAGGCGCAACCGGTGAAACCTTGAATGCGCAATACTTCAAAGATCATTTGAGAAGTCGTTACCTTTAA
- a CDS encoding chromosome partitioning protein ParA, whose amino-acid sequence MNQQSGQGEQDEVVVIEERDKRSQLYIGIAAVIGLALGGLIGSTVTASKWESTYQVLEIRYQELRDSKTQLVTSVEEKVAKVDTEIDAKVEAALVKQAEEHQKELQDLAKQSAVLEKANYSLEQQLNEQKQTLEQTQQNNQKLSRQADMQSTLFERSRELFRKELQISQELEKLEKERDELEQNLGSLKKACDVFLDGTSWDAKSDACEKQDNANSRLSDIRQMIEVHTMDIKQIKTLTEEMGL is encoded by the coding sequence GTGAACCAGCAATCTGGACAAGGCGAACAAGATGAAGTGGTTGTTATTGAAGAACGTGATAAACGTAGTCAGCTATATATCGGCATTGCTGCGGTTATCGGTTTAGCGTTAGGCGGCTTAATCGGTTCTACAGTCACGGCTTCGAAGTGGGAGTCCACTTATCAGGTACTCGAAATTCGTTATCAAGAACTGCGTGATAGTAAAACTCAGCTGGTGACATCAGTTGAAGAAAAAGTGGCAAAAGTTGATACCGAAATTGATGCGAAAGTAGAAGCTGCTCTAGTGAAACAGGCAGAAGAGCATCAAAAAGAACTCCAAGATTTAGCGAAACAATCTGCAGTTTTAGAGAAAGCAAACTACTCGTTAGAGCAGCAGTTAAACGAACAGAAGCAAACGTTAGAACAAACTCAACAAAACAATCAAAAGTTGAGCCGTCAAGCTGATATGCAGTCGACTTTGTTTGAACGTTCGCGTGAGCTGTTCCGTAAAGAATTACAGATATCTCAAGAGCTTGAAAAACTCGAGAAAGAAAGAGATGAACTTGAACAGAATCTTGGTTCTTTGAAGAAAGCGTGTGATGTTTTCTTAGACGGCACGTCATGGGATGCGAAATCTGACGCTTGCGAGAAGCAGGATAACGCTAACTCGCGCTTGAGTGACATCAGACAAATGATTGAAGTTCACACCATGGATATCAAGCAGATCAAAACTCTCACTGAAGAGATGGGTCTATAA
- a CDS encoding endonuclease has translation MINRIITLSGVALLCSASAHAQMQNGSFENWEGNVPSGWSVIDSGIAVSPSNVPVNNGSFSAQVTVNTGTQSNTDFLQTISVEQGKTYDFSVDVYHTEGNVKARLFVDGYLGYSNNGLTNQWQALTHSYSATSTKDIVVGVRFYDDAGFDGSEVVYLDNFQPTETPPTQSCNDTSAALTLVTDNYGSETSWSLKNSVSQTLYSGSDYQNNTTNEVEMCLADGSYTLEVSDSYGDGMCCSVGNGSYSLSVNGTVVASGGDFQASQSTEFTIGGSTTPPTEPPVLGEYYKDAEGKVGFALKTALYQIIDNHSSQGYTAIWTLVSEADLDAYYDTDGSILDMYSEKPSGSDSIQFTKVADQCGQYSKEGDCYNREHSFPKSWFGGKVEPMNSDGHHLFATDGYVNSKRSNWPFGEVSSATYTSSNGSKLGSAANSLGYVGTVFEPIDEFKGDFARAYFYMATRYENEIANWEGNSTSSDAVLDGTNTTVFEPWLLTMLKRWHSEDPVSQKEIDRNKAVHDFQGNRNPFIDHPEFVSQIWGN, from the coding sequence ATGATAAATAGAATAATAACACTAAGTGGCGTTGCATTACTTTGTTCAGCGAGTGCGCATGCGCAAATGCAAAATGGAAGTTTCGAAAATTGGGAAGGAAACGTACCATCTGGATGGAGTGTGATTGACTCCGGCATTGCAGTTTCACCCTCTAACGTTCCTGTTAATAACGGCAGTTTCTCTGCGCAAGTAACAGTGAATACAGGCACTCAAAGTAATACCGATTTTCTGCAAACGATAAGTGTTGAACAAGGGAAAACTTATGATTTCTCTGTCGATGTTTACCACACGGAAGGTAACGTGAAAGCTCGCCTTTTTGTTGATGGCTATTTAGGTTACTCGAATAATGGTTTAACGAATCAGTGGCAGGCATTGACTCACTCGTACAGTGCTACTAGCACCAAAGATATCGTTGTGGGCGTACGATTTTATGATGATGCAGGTTTTGATGGTTCGGAAGTGGTGTATTTAGATAACTTTCAGCCGACGGAAACTCCACCAACACAAAGCTGCAATGACACAAGTGCCGCACTCACGCTAGTGACGGATAACTATGGTTCTGAAACCAGTTGGTCTCTCAAAAACTCAGTTTCTCAAACTCTTTATTCTGGTTCAGACTATCAAAATAATACCACCAATGAAGTGGAAATGTGTTTAGCGGATGGTAGCTACACCCTAGAAGTCTCAGACTCTTATGGAGATGGAATGTGCTGCAGTGTGGGGAATGGTTCATACAGTTTGTCGGTAAACGGAACCGTTGTGGCATCTGGTGGTGATTTCCAAGCAAGTCAGAGTACAGAATTTACGATTGGTGGTTCAACTACACCACCAACTGAACCACCAGTTTTAGGTGAGTATTACAAAGACGCTGAAGGCAAAGTGGGCTTTGCGTTAAAAACGGCCTTATATCAAATTATTGATAATCATAGTAGTCAGGGTTACACCGCTATTTGGACGTTGGTGTCTGAGGCTGACCTAGACGCATACTATGACACCGATGGGTCGATTCTCGATATGTATTCGGAGAAACCCTCAGGCTCAGATTCAATCCAATTTACTAAGGTGGCCGATCAATGTGGCCAATACAGCAAAGAAGGTGATTGCTACAACCGTGAGCACTCATTCCCGAAAAGCTGGTTTGGTGGGAAAGTCGAGCCAATGAACTCTGACGGTCACCATTTATTTGCCACTGACGGCTACGTTAACTCGAAACGTAGTAATTGGCCATTTGGTGAGGTGAGTAGCGCGACATACACATCAAGCAATGGTTCTAAGTTAGGCAGTGCAGCGAACTCTCTTGGTTATGTGGGTACGGTGTTTGAGCCAATTGATGAGTTCAAAGGTGATTTCGCAAGAGCATATTTCTACATGGCAACACGCTATGAAAATGAAATCGCTAATTGGGAAGGGAACTCTACAAGCTCTGATGCCGTTCTGGATGGAACCAATACAACCGTTTTTGAACCTTGGCTACTTACTATGCTAAAGCGTTGGCATTCTGAAGATCCAGTAAGCCAAAAAGAAATCGACCGAAATAAGGCAGTACATGATTTTCAAGGGAATCGTAATCCGTTTATTGACCATCCAGAGTTTGTAAGCCAAATCTGGGGAAATTAA
- a CDS encoding winged helix-turn-helix domain-containing protein, with product MIRFDPIKNRIYNDERSIKIGYRETRVLELLLKHSPEIVNKQDIISFAWGSEFIGDTSLAKCISLLRQGFVKLGIKETPIVTVPKVGYRLIDDCVFIESQPQSGITIPLTPVSDQVPLDNSSIAASIASSHESIPKPASPAHQQIRSYRNRLCYFTTGCLLFASALLAFAKVHDRSLADINSVNRLNEQWVGQVQVFQESEMAMSPELEAILYKYQCDCVAYISDEPGYSELSILNKTTRQSINIFYTATQLDRASEEIALFLKRGQL from the coding sequence ATGATCAGATTCGACCCAATTAAAAACCGTATTTATAACGACGAACGTTCTATTAAAATAGGATATCGTGAGACTCGCGTTTTAGAGTTATTACTTAAACACTCACCAGAGATTGTGAACAAACAAGATATCATTAGTTTCGCATGGGGAAGCGAATTCATTGGTGATACATCACTTGCGAAATGCATCAGTTTACTCCGCCAAGGATTCGTTAAGCTCGGCATTAAAGAGACGCCAATCGTGACGGTACCAAAGGTTGGTTACCGCCTTATCGATGATTGCGTCTTTATCGAATCGCAACCACAAAGCGGAATCACTATTCCTCTCACTCCAGTGAGCGATCAAGTTCCACTCGATAACAGCAGTATTGCGGCCTCTATTGCAAGTAGCCATGAATCTATACCTAAACCAGCTTCGCCTGCTCACCAGCAAATCAGATCATACAGAAATAGACTGTGTTACTTCACAACTGGTTGTTTGCTATTTGCATCGGCGCTATTGGCTTTTGCTAAGGTGCACGATAGGAGCCTTGCCGATATCAACTCAGTAAACCGACTCAATGAACAGTGGGTTGGTCAGGTTCAAGTGTTCCAAGAGTCTGAAATGGCGATGAGCCCAGAACTAGAGGCTATTCTCTACAAATACCAATGTGATTGCGTGGCATACATCAGCGATGAGCCCGGCTATTCAGAACTCTCCATACTCAACAAGACGACACGTCAGTCCATCAATATCTTTTACACAGCCACGCAATTAGATCGAGCGAGTGAAGAGATAGCATTATTCCTAAAGAGAGGCCAATTATGA